One genomic window of Corythoichthys intestinalis isolate RoL2023-P3 chromosome 18, ASM3026506v1, whole genome shotgun sequence includes the following:
- the fgfr4 gene encoding fibroblast growth factor receptor 4 isoform X2, with the protein MARVYVLCLLLICCLDRLLARTHNGAGRMKDHRLSRPLIMPGYPANITASVAGQAKLMCKVHRPVSTKVQWLKVGLVGPGHGGPPHLRPLTPLQSNMSKVSTLHLSNISMEDAGEYVCMAESKHRGKTVQAMQSAWLEVLPGTGISKTLDSTETAISQVLGDQSKKTTEHLLLEPGNVLKLRCDMTTRPGMAVNWYKEGTRLVPTPRIQIRGTVMMIADITYEDSGVYVCVLRGTRGPVKNFTVTVTDSLGSGDDDEDNGFDDPAEIENDQVYVSRGPYWTHTQRMEKKLYAVPAGNTVKFRCPAMGSPMPSIRWLKNGREFRSEHRIGGIKLRHQHWSLVMESVVPSDRGNYTCIVDNKYGSISHSYVLDVLERSPHRPILQAGLPANTTAVVGSDVQFQCKVYSDAQPHIQWLKHIERNGSRYGPDGTPYVQVLKTGSLNTSEVEVLYLSKITMDDAGEYTCLAGNSIGYTYQSAWLTVLSEEEATESMDTIETKYTDIIIYACGFLALIMAIVIVVLCRMQVHPRREPFDALPVQKLSKFPLRRQYSVDSNSSGKSSASLMRVARLSSSCSPMLAGVMEFELPYDPDWEFPRDNLTLGKPLGEGCFGQVVRAEAYGINKDALDQANTVAVKMLKDDATDKDLADLISEMELMKVMDKHKNIINLLGVCTQDGPLYVLVEYASKGSLREYLRARRPPGMDYTFDVTKVPEEQLTFKDLLSCAYQVARGMEYLASKRCIHRDLAARNVLVTEDNVMKIADFGLARGVHQIDYYKKTTNGRLPVKWMAPEALFDRVYTHQSDVWSFGVLMWEIFTLGGSPYPGIPVEELFKLLKEGHRMDKPSNCTHELYMMMRECWHAVPTQRPTFKQLVEQLDKVLLSISDEYLDLSTPFEQYSPSCEDTSSSCSSDNDSVFAHDTVSTEPCLLGYRDAQTRGEPKTAVR; encoded by the exons ATGGCGAGAGTATACGTGCTGTGCCTGCTCCTGATCTGCTGCCTGGACAGACTCTTGGCCAGAACCCACAACGGGGCAGGAAGAATGAAAG ATCATCGGCTGTCCAGGCCATTAATTATGCCAGGTTACCCAGCAAACATCACAGCATCAGTGGCCGGTCAGGCAAAGCTGATGTGTAAAGTCCATCGACCGGTGTCCACCAAGGTGCAGTGGTTGAAGGTGGGGCTTGTTGGACCGGGCCATGGTGGACCACCGCACCTCAGACCCCTCACG CCCCTGCAAAGCAATATGTCCAAGGTGAGCACGCTGCATCTGTCTAACATCAGCATGGAGGATGCCGGCGAGTACGTCTGCATGGCTGAGAGCAAACACAGAGGGAAAACTGTGCAAGCTATGCAGTCTGCGTGGCTGGAAGTCCTTCCAG GTACAGGTATTTCCAAAACGCTGGACTCGACTGAAACAGCAATTTCACAAG TTCTTGGGGACCAGAGTAAGAAAACCACAGAGCATCTCCTACTCGAGCCAGGCAATGTCCTGAAACTGCGCTGTGACATGACTACTCGGCCGGGCATGGCGGTGAACTGGTACAAAGAGGGAACCCGGCTAGTGCCCACACCACGAATCCAGATCCGAGGCACCGTTATGATGATCGCTGACATTACATACGAGGACTCTGGAGTTTACGTATGTGTTCTCCGTGGAACCAGAGGACCCGTGAAGAATTTCACAGTCACCGTCACTG ACTCACTGGGCTCAGGAGATGATGATGAGGACAACGGCTTTGATGATCCAGCAGAGATTGAAAATGATCAAGTTTATGTTTCCAGAG GTCCTTACTGGACTCACACCCAACGTATGGAGAAAAAGTTGTATGCCGTACCGGCAGGCAACACGGTAAAGTTCCGTTGCCCAGCCATGGGCAGCCCAATGCCCAGTATTCGTTGGCTCAAAAATGGAAGGGAGTTTAGAAGCGAGCACCGTATTGGAGGCATCAAG CTGAGGCATCAACACTGGAGCCTGGTGATGGAGAGTGTTGTTCCGTCAGACAGAGGAAATTACACCTGCATAGTGGACAATAAATACGGTTCCATTTCTCACAGCTATGTCCTTGACGTCCTGG AGCGCTCCCCCCATAGACCGATCCTGCAGGCAGGTCTACCAGCCAACACCACAGCAGTCGTGGGCAGTGACGTCCAGTTCCAATGTAAAGTCTACAGCGATGCACAGCCGCATATCCAGTGGCTCAAACACATCGAGAGGAATGGCAGTCGATACGGTCCTGATGGGACACCCTACGTCCAGGTTCTCAAG ACTGGCAGTCTGAACACATCCGAGGTGGAGGTGCTCTACCTGTCTAAGATCACCATGGATGATGCAGGAGAGTACACATGTCTGGCAGGAAATTCAATCGGTTATACCTACCAGTCAGCATGGCTCACCGTCCTGTCAG AGGAAGAAGCTACAGAGTCCATGGACACCATCGAGACAAAATACACTGACATCATCATCTATGCCTGTGGCTTCCTGGCTCTGATCATGGCCATTGTCATTGTGGTTTTGTGTCGGATGCAAGTCCACCCAAGACGTGAGCCATTTGATGCCCTTCCGGTCCAGAAGCTTTCAAAGTTCCCGCTGCGCAGACAG TACTCGGTGGACTCAAATTCATCGGGGAAGTCCAGTGCGTCTCTAATGAGGGTGGCTCGCCTTTCATCCAGCTGCTCTCCCATGCTGGCTGGAGTGATGGAGTTTGAATTACCGTACGACCCCGATTGGGAGTTCCCTCGGGACAA CTTAACACTTGGGAAACCTCTGGGGGAAGGCTGCTTCGGCCAAGTGGTTAGAGCAGAGGCCTACGGCATTAACAAGGATGCTCTTGACCAGGCCAATACTGTGGCAGTTAAGATGCTCAAAG ATGATGCCACAGACAAAGATCTCGCAGACCTCATCTCAGAGATGGAGCTGATGAAGGTAATGGACAAACACAAGAACATCATCAACCTCCTTGGAGTATGCACACAGGACG GACCTCTGTATGTACTGGTGGAATATGCCTCGAAAGGCAGCCTGCGGGAGTATCTTCGAGCGCGACGGCCACCGGGCATGGACTATACTTTTGATGTGACCAAGGTTCCTGAGGAACAGCTCACCTTCAAGGATTTGCTGTCTTGTGCCTACCAGGTGGCCCGAGGGATGGAGTACCTGGCCTCAAAACGG TGCATTCACCGAGATTTGGCAGCCAGGAACGTCCTGGTGACAGAGGACAACGTAATGAAGATCGCAGACTTTGGACTGGCCAGGGGCGTCCACCAGATCGACTACTACAAGAAGACCACCAAC GGACGCCTGCCAGTGAAGTGGATGGCACCGGAAGCCTTGTTCGACCGAGTCTACACGCACCAGAGTGACGT GTGGTCATTCGGCGTGCTCATGTGGGAGATCTTCACCTTGGGGGGCTCGCCGTATCCTGGTATTCCTGTCGAGGAGCTCTTCAAATTGCTGAAAGAAGGCCACCGCATGGACAAGCCATCCAACTGCACCCATGAACT CTACATGATGATGCGTGAGTGCTGGCACGCGGTTCCCACCCAGAGGCCCACCTTCAAACAGTTGGTGGAGCAACTGGACAAGGTCCTGCTGTCCATCTCTGATGAG TACTTGGACCTGTCGACGCCCTTCGAGCAGTACTCGCCGTCATGTGAGGACACGTCCAGCTCGTGCTCCTCGGACAACGACTCGGTTTTTGCCCATGACACCGTTTCTACTGAGCCGTGCTTGCTGGGCTACCGAGACGCGCAGACACGCGGGGAACCTAAAACGGCGGTCCGATAA
- the fgfr4 gene encoding fibroblast growth factor receptor 4 isoform X1, with amino-acid sequence MARVYVLCLLLICCLDRLLARTHNGAGRMKDHRLSRPLIMPGYPANITASVAGQAKLMCKVHRPVSTKVQWLKVGLVGPGHGGPPHLRPLTPLQSNMSKVSTLHLSNISMEDAGEYVCMAESKHRGKTVQAMQSAWLEVLPGTGISKTLDSTETAISQVLGDQSKKTTEHLLLEPGNVLKLRCDMTTRPGMAVNWYKEGTRLVPTPRIQIRGTVMMIADITYEDSGVYVCVLRGTRGPVKNFTVTVTDSLGSGDDDEDNGFDDPAEIENDQVYVSRGPYWTHTQRMEKKLYAVPAGNTVKFRCPAMGSPMPSIRWLKNGREFRSEHRIGGIKVIEIFSLNLIDLLCNKSYCLVFFVCKLRHQHWSLVMESVVPSDRGNYTCIVDNKYGSISHSYVLDVLERSPHRPILQAGLPANTTAVVGSDVQFQCKVYSDAQPHIQWLKHIERNGSRYGPDGTPYVQVLKTGSLNTSEVEVLYLSKITMDDAGEYTCLAGNSIGYTYQSAWLTVLSEEEATESMDTIETKYTDIIIYACGFLALIMAIVIVVLCRMQVHPRREPFDALPVQKLSKFPLRRQYSVDSNSSGKSSASLMRVARLSSSCSPMLAGVMEFELPYDPDWEFPRDNLTLGKPLGEGCFGQVVRAEAYGINKDALDQANTVAVKMLKDDATDKDLADLISEMELMKVMDKHKNIINLLGVCTQDGPLYVLVEYASKGSLREYLRARRPPGMDYTFDVTKVPEEQLTFKDLLSCAYQVARGMEYLASKRCIHRDLAARNVLVTEDNVMKIADFGLARGVHQIDYYKKTTNGRLPVKWMAPEALFDRVYTHQSDVWSFGVLMWEIFTLGGSPYPGIPVEELFKLLKEGHRMDKPSNCTHELYMMMRECWHAVPTQRPTFKQLVEQLDKVLLSISDEYLDLSTPFEQYSPSCEDTSSSCSSDNDSVFAHDTVSTEPCLLGYRDAQTRGEPKTAVR; translated from the exons ATGGCGAGAGTATACGTGCTGTGCCTGCTCCTGATCTGCTGCCTGGACAGACTCTTGGCCAGAACCCACAACGGGGCAGGAAGAATGAAAG ATCATCGGCTGTCCAGGCCATTAATTATGCCAGGTTACCCAGCAAACATCACAGCATCAGTGGCCGGTCAGGCAAAGCTGATGTGTAAAGTCCATCGACCGGTGTCCACCAAGGTGCAGTGGTTGAAGGTGGGGCTTGTTGGACCGGGCCATGGTGGACCACCGCACCTCAGACCCCTCACG CCCCTGCAAAGCAATATGTCCAAGGTGAGCACGCTGCATCTGTCTAACATCAGCATGGAGGATGCCGGCGAGTACGTCTGCATGGCTGAGAGCAAACACAGAGGGAAAACTGTGCAAGCTATGCAGTCTGCGTGGCTGGAAGTCCTTCCAG GTACAGGTATTTCCAAAACGCTGGACTCGACTGAAACAGCAATTTCACAAG TTCTTGGGGACCAGAGTAAGAAAACCACAGAGCATCTCCTACTCGAGCCAGGCAATGTCCTGAAACTGCGCTGTGACATGACTACTCGGCCGGGCATGGCGGTGAACTGGTACAAAGAGGGAACCCGGCTAGTGCCCACACCACGAATCCAGATCCGAGGCACCGTTATGATGATCGCTGACATTACATACGAGGACTCTGGAGTTTACGTATGTGTTCTCCGTGGAACCAGAGGACCCGTGAAGAATTTCACAGTCACCGTCACTG ACTCACTGGGCTCAGGAGATGATGATGAGGACAACGGCTTTGATGATCCAGCAGAGATTGAAAATGATCAAGTTTATGTTTCCAGAG GTCCTTACTGGACTCACACCCAACGTATGGAGAAAAAGTTGTATGCCGTACCGGCAGGCAACACGGTAAAGTTCCGTTGCCCAGCCATGGGCAGCCCAATGCCCAGTATTCGTTGGCTCAAAAATGGAAGGGAGTTTAGAAGCGAGCACCGTATTGGAGGCATCAAGGTAATCGAAATTTTCTCTCTTAATTTGATTGACCTTTTGTGCAATAAGTCTTATtgccttgtgttttttgtttgcaagCTGAGGCATCAACACTGGAGCCTGGTGATGGAGAGTGTTGTTCCGTCAGACAGAGGAAATTACACCTGCATAGTGGACAATAAATACGGTTCCATTTCTCACAGCTATGTCCTTGACGTCCTGG AGCGCTCCCCCCATAGACCGATCCTGCAGGCAGGTCTACCAGCCAACACCACAGCAGTCGTGGGCAGTGACGTCCAGTTCCAATGTAAAGTCTACAGCGATGCACAGCCGCATATCCAGTGGCTCAAACACATCGAGAGGAATGGCAGTCGATACGGTCCTGATGGGACACCCTACGTCCAGGTTCTCAAG ACTGGCAGTCTGAACACATCCGAGGTGGAGGTGCTCTACCTGTCTAAGATCACCATGGATGATGCAGGAGAGTACACATGTCTGGCAGGAAATTCAATCGGTTATACCTACCAGTCAGCATGGCTCACCGTCCTGTCAG AGGAAGAAGCTACAGAGTCCATGGACACCATCGAGACAAAATACACTGACATCATCATCTATGCCTGTGGCTTCCTGGCTCTGATCATGGCCATTGTCATTGTGGTTTTGTGTCGGATGCAAGTCCACCCAAGACGTGAGCCATTTGATGCCCTTCCGGTCCAGAAGCTTTCAAAGTTCCCGCTGCGCAGACAG TACTCGGTGGACTCAAATTCATCGGGGAAGTCCAGTGCGTCTCTAATGAGGGTGGCTCGCCTTTCATCCAGCTGCTCTCCCATGCTGGCTGGAGTGATGGAGTTTGAATTACCGTACGACCCCGATTGGGAGTTCCCTCGGGACAA CTTAACACTTGGGAAACCTCTGGGGGAAGGCTGCTTCGGCCAAGTGGTTAGAGCAGAGGCCTACGGCATTAACAAGGATGCTCTTGACCAGGCCAATACTGTGGCAGTTAAGATGCTCAAAG ATGATGCCACAGACAAAGATCTCGCAGACCTCATCTCAGAGATGGAGCTGATGAAGGTAATGGACAAACACAAGAACATCATCAACCTCCTTGGAGTATGCACACAGGACG GACCTCTGTATGTACTGGTGGAATATGCCTCGAAAGGCAGCCTGCGGGAGTATCTTCGAGCGCGACGGCCACCGGGCATGGACTATACTTTTGATGTGACCAAGGTTCCTGAGGAACAGCTCACCTTCAAGGATTTGCTGTCTTGTGCCTACCAGGTGGCCCGAGGGATGGAGTACCTGGCCTCAAAACGG TGCATTCACCGAGATTTGGCAGCCAGGAACGTCCTGGTGACAGAGGACAACGTAATGAAGATCGCAGACTTTGGACTGGCCAGGGGCGTCCACCAGATCGACTACTACAAGAAGACCACCAAC GGACGCCTGCCAGTGAAGTGGATGGCACCGGAAGCCTTGTTCGACCGAGTCTACACGCACCAGAGTGACGT GTGGTCATTCGGCGTGCTCATGTGGGAGATCTTCACCTTGGGGGGCTCGCCGTATCCTGGTATTCCTGTCGAGGAGCTCTTCAAATTGCTGAAAGAAGGCCACCGCATGGACAAGCCATCCAACTGCACCCATGAACT CTACATGATGATGCGTGAGTGCTGGCACGCGGTTCCCACCCAGAGGCCCACCTTCAAACAGTTGGTGGAGCAACTGGACAAGGTCCTGCTGTCCATCTCTGATGAG TACTTGGACCTGTCGACGCCCTTCGAGCAGTACTCGCCGTCATGTGAGGACACGTCCAGCTCGTGCTCCTCGGACAACGACTCGGTTTTTGCCCATGACACCGTTTCTACTGAGCCGTGCTTGCTGGGCTACCGAGACGCGCAGACACGCGGGGAACCTAAAACGGCGGTCCGATAA